CGTTGCCGTCCTCGTCAATCAGGAACGCGGCCGAGTTGGTCAGGCCGATGCCCTGACCGCCGGAGCAGCAGTAGTAGTCGTCGCCTTTCCGGTCAACCAGCGCGCCGACCGACAGGTCGTGACCCTGGCCCTGAGCCGGACCCAGGCGCGTGATGTAGGTATCGCAGCCTTCCTCGTCAACGAGAACGCCGACCGACAGATGGATACCCGCGCCCTGCGTATACTGCGCCGCAGTGTAGTGGTCATAGCCTGACCCATCCCAGATCATGCCCAGGGAGTACCAGTAGCTGGTAGCCTGGCAGAAGACCTCGCCATCATAGAAGTCATTCCCGCTGCGGTCGCACAGAAAGGCCACACCGCCGCCCGCATCCGGCCTGCGCCCGATGGCAAACCCGTGCGAGAACGAACGGTACTCGTGCGGCAGCAACGGCACGTGCAGGTACTTGCCGCCGGCCCGGTACACGTCGTTACCTTCGAAGTCGGCTAGTGTCCCGGCCGCCCAGGTCGAGGCAAATCCCTGGCCGTAGCACCAGCAACGATAGCTGTCGTTGCCGCTATTGTCCGCGAGCAGAGCGTTCCCGAAGTCGCTCGCGCCCTGGGCGAAGAAACCGGCGTCGTACAGGTCAGTGCCGGCCAGGTCCCACAGGAGACCGGTGCCGAAGATGGACGCGCCCTGCGAATAGTGTTTAGCGCGGTATACGTCATCGCCCTGACAGTCGATGAGCACGCCCGCGCCGAACAAAGCTGCGCCCTGGCTGAACAGCCGGTCCGACCAGTAGTAGTCGTTGCCCGCCATGTCGAGCACCGTGCTGAACGGCTTGGACAGCATCCCGACCGCGCCACCCGCCCGGTTCATGTACCGGTCGTTCCCTCCCAGATCAATGATGATGCAGCAGTCATCGCGGTACACGTTGTCACCACGGTTGCCTACAATCACGGTCCCCCACTCCGACTCGGCTCGGAATGCGACACCACCATCAACGCCCGGTGCGGTCCGGGCCTCAGCCTCGTTCGCCATCGGCCACGGGCTGGACGCGACGAGCCTCCGCGCCTCAGCCGCGGCCATGGTCACGGCCAGCCCGGACATGGCCAACGCGTGCCGGTCGAGCTTGCGCACGTACACGCACAAGGTCTCGAGCTTGAACTGACGGCTAGTGTCATACTCCCTGCCGAATTCGCGGTGAAGCTTGCCGCTGAACGACTTCTCAAGCGAGTCGTCCTCGTCCTTCCAGAAGTCGGCGGCCTCGCCCAGCAGCCCGTCCAGTTCGTAGGGCGAGAGCTTCGCTACGGCCTGTTTCAGGTACTTGTCTCCGACCCGATAGCTGCCCAGCAGGAGATTGATGGGCCGGGCGAGCGCGCCGAGCGCTTCGGTGCCGGGCAACTGCTTCTTCGCTTCGGCCTCGACCTCGCGCCAGAGCTTTGCCGAGTCACCGGGAGTGATCCCGCAGTCCAGCACCCGCCACTGGTCGAGCATCTTCCCAGCCGGCAGCGACTCAAGCAGGATGGTGCGGGTCGCCGTGGACTCGGTGTATGCTACCACGTCCAGCGGATGATCGAGCAGCCGGTCTACCACCTTCAGTCTGAAGAAGCTGTCAACCGCCCACTGCTTGAAGAAACCCAGCTCCTCCACCTGCATGCCATTCGCATCCATCCCGAGCTTGATGGCGGACATGCTCAGCGAATCGATACCCTTGACCGCGGGCAGCGAATCCGCGGCCACAACCGCGGCCAGGGCCAGTGACAGAACCACGAGCAGCTTACGCATCTTTGTTCTCCTTAGTAGGCAGGTGAATCTATACCTGCTTCCGCGAATGTCAAACTCCCCAGACATGTGTTCGAGTGGCCCAGTGCTCAAGTGCTCCAGTGTCTGACTTTAGACCCATTCGGATCCTGGGGCTCTCTTGGTGTCTTTGTGTCTTGGTGGTGAAGTCCGGTTCCTTGCTCCCGTGATCTGCATTCTGGTTTCTGACTTCTGAGCTATCCGGTTCCTCACCTTGGTACCAGCCATTCCAGCGGATCGACCGACTTGCCGCCGACCCGGAACTCGAAGTGCAGCGTGTCTTCGGACATGGCAATGACGCCGCCCTTGGCCACCTTGCCGCCGACCTTCACCTTCACCTCGCTCAGCCTGGAATAGATGCTGTGGACCCGATTCCCGTGGTCGAGGATGACCATGCGGCCATAGCCCATGAAGATATCGGCGAAACTGACCGTACCCGAGTCAACGGCAACGACAGGACCTCCGTTCCTTGTGGAGATGTCGATCCCGGTGTTCTTGGTAACGGTCCCGTACTTCGGGTCGACAACCGTGCCGAACCGTGTAACTACCTGCCCCTGTGCCGGCCAGGGCAGAACCCCTCTCCTCTTGTCCACAACCGTCTTCAGACCGGGTTTGACTGCAACCGGCCTCGGCTGCGGTCTACCCCGGGCGTAGCGCGGGTTGCCGGTGTAGAACGCTCCACAACCTGCGACTATGAACATGGCGGTGGCAGTCAGAGCGAGAAGGCGTCGTGTCGCCGGCTCGCGCCGCACGCGGATACGCACCCACAGTTTCTATCCGATAACTGCGCCCAAGTCAACGCCGACTCAGACCCGAACCCCGGGCATCCGGCCGGTACTGCGCAGCGTGAGATGGTGAGCAGCCCGAACCAGGAACGCAGATCCACTGCAGACCATGCTTGAAGATCGTAACGACATTGGCGGGTCGGCCATAGGAACTGTGGCTTCAAGCCACCGGCAAGCAGGAGTAAGTGGAGATTCATTGACACCAGCCGTCACATCAAGGATAATGTCTTGTCTAGTCCGCCGGTCCGACTAAATCTGGAGGTATGTTCGTGCGAAAGATACTCCTGGTATCTGCTTTCTTCCTTATGCTCGCCTCGACAGGAGTGGCCTATGAGCTGCTGGCGAACGGCGATTTTGAACAGACAATCGATGTCGGCTGGGTCCAAGCGATCAAGAGCGAGGCCGGAACGTATCTCTTCGAGCGCGCGGACACATTCGGGCAGCCGACTTCGGGCTTCGCCGCCAAGGTCCACAAAGAGCTCGCCCGCTACGCGTCACTGCGACAGACGGTCGACGTACCCACTGCCGATCTGACGCTGAATTTCGATGCCCGGCTCAAGATCGGCGGCGGTTCGTCGACCTGCTGGCCGGTAGCCTCTGTTTGGATCAGGTACGCCGACGCGTCCGGGCTCGAACTCGGCAACACGCGCATATGCCTGAGCAGCGTGTACTCGACCTGGACAAACAGCGACACGGTCCACCTGATCGAGATAGCCGACACCACCGGTGCCTGGCACAGCTACACGCTCAACCTGAAGGATGAATTGACCACCAACCTGACGGGCATAAACCCGGACAGCGTGGCCAAGGCTACGATCGACCTGTACGCATACGACAACGGCACCTGAAGCGGCGGCTGGGCGGAAGTTTCCGCCGACAATGTATCGCTCTCCCCGACCGCTATCGAAGAGGGTCGCACTTCGCCCAACCTGAACTCAGAGGTTGTCGCGAGACCGAACCCGTTCACGACCGCCACGACGATACGCTGCGCCGCACCGCTGTCGCTCCGAGACGACCTGCGTCTCTATGACGCGGCCGGCAGTCTCGTACGCACGCTACCGGCAGGAGGTTCCCGCGTCCTCAGCGGCTACGGCCTCAAGCCGGGCGTATACGTCCTCCGCGCCGGAGAACAGAGCACGCGCATGGTAAGGGCCGCCGACTAGAGTCCTACTTCCTCGCTGCGCGGGCTCCCTCGGGAGCCCGCGCCCTTTCGCTGCCGGGTTTGCACCGGCGGCGACCCGAGCTATCATCTGATAATGTCACACTTGGTAGTCGGGGGCCGCGCGGCCCGTTCCGCTGGTTGCGCGATGATTGTCTGCGCGCTTCTAGCGGCTGTGGCGTCTTCTCAACCCATGAGCGGTATCTACCCGATCGGGTCCGGCGGGCCGGGAGTAGACAGCTTCGCGACGGTGCAGGCCGCGGCCAACGCGCTGAACGCACGTGGCCTGGGTGGCAATGTCGAGTTCCCGATAGCCCAGTTCGTCTATTCCGGGCCGGTCGCGCTCAGAAGCGTCGCTGGCAGCCGCAACTACACTACCAGGTTCCTGCCCAAATCAACCGGTGCGACTATCGACGCGGGCGGCGCGCGCTACGCATTCTCGGTTGAGAGCACGCACAACGTCACGGTTCAGAACCTACGGTTTCAAGGCGTGCGCGACACCGGCAGCGCCTGCATCCGGTTTGCCGATTCGGACTCGGGACTGGTCTGGACCTGCCGGATGGTTTCCGATTCCGCCGCGACCGGCCTGCGGGTGGACCGGGCCTTGAACTTCCGCCTCGACTCCTCACGCGTGCAGGGAGCGATGCGCGCGTCGGGAAGCCGGGGCATCGACTTCCGGGATTGCCGGTTCACCTGGGTCTACAGGTGCTCGATACTAGGCACGCTGAACACCGGTATCTCGATTGTCGGCGGCAACGACAACGTGACGATGATGACCGGCATCAAGACGGCAAGTGATACCGGGTACCGGGTCGTCAACTCGCCGCGGATGGCGGTGGATAACCTCGCCGTCCACGGACGTACCGACTACGGACTGCACATTCTCAACACTCCACTGGTGTGCATTGACAGCACGTTGATC
Above is a window of candidate division WOR-3 bacterium DNA encoding:
- a CDS encoding T9SS type A sorting domain-containing protein — its product is MEEGRTSPNLNSEVVARPNPFTTATTIRCAAPLSLRDDLRLYDAAGSLVRTLPAGGSRVLSGYGLKPGVYVLRAGEQSTRMVRAAD
- a CDS encoding HEAT repeat domain-containing protein, with product MRKLLVVLSLALAAVVAADSLPAVKGIDSLSMSAIKLGMDANGMQVEELGFFKQWAVDSFFRLKVVDRLLDHPLDVVAYTESTATRTILLESLPAGKMLDQWRVLDCGITPGDSAKLWREVEAEAKKQLPGTEALGALARPINLLLGSYRVGDKYLKQAVAKLSPYELDGLLGEAADFWKDEDDSLEKSFSGKLHREFGREYDTSRQFKLETLCVYVRKLDRHALAMSGLAVTMAAAEARRLVASSPWPMANEAEARTAPGVDGGVAFRAESEWGTVIVGNRGDNVYRDDCCIIIDLGGNDRYMNRAGGAVGMLSKPFSTVLDMAGNDYYWSDRLFSQGAALFGAGVLIDCQGDDVYRAKHYSQGASIFGTGLLWDLAGTDLYDAGFFAQGASDFGNALLADNSGNDSYRCWCYGQGFASTWAAGTLADFEGNDVYRAGGKYLHVPLLPHEYRSFSHGFAIGRRPDAGGGVAFLCDRSGNDFYDGEVFCQATSYWYSLGMIWDGSGYDHYTAAQYTQGAGIHLSVGVLVDEEGCDTYITRLGPAQGQGHDLSVGALVDRKGDDYYCCSGGQGIGLTNSAAFLIDEDGNDCYVTQDSLLGQGSSNFARGFGGMGIFADLAGTDKYSQRNVATERAFWTKGTYGSGLDFDRPASVENFEPDVDTSLASIDTTDIAPVESVFKTASMWRVGNVIKKVERARKELVKLGPKALAYVAEKKMDTKDGLESEAIEVLVKAWPDSAKPYLFKALRDDRYLARNNGAYFLGKLGRSAFDAVESVYVALKAKRISPRRGVYSLGDIGDSLVVPRVLYLLKDKMEISRIVTSEACGKLKNPVAVPELIRTLADRYFTVRSAAEAALVAMGRPSLEPLLAGMPGLKPVALGHALRTAGALVAKLDTTQADKDLRVRCRSTFASHVSNPDNFVRIQAVAACGTVLDDSLRISLAARRLEEKDWFVLTKYREVLGAK